A stretch of Lathyrus oleraceus cultivar Zhongwan6 chromosome 6, CAAS_Psat_ZW6_1.0, whole genome shotgun sequence DNA encodes these proteins:
- the LOC127097535 gene encoding cell number regulator 7, translated as MNIFGRSSPPPKWSAEFCGCGENPTTCLITCCLPCITFGQIAEVVDEGRSSCAVQGCVYGLLMSITCHWLYSCLYREKLRAKFGLPAEPCCDCCVHFCCDACALCQEHAELKARGLDPSKGWIGPPHAPPHMPPTMFR; from the exons ATGAACATCTTTGGTCGTTCTTCCCCACCACCTAAATGGTCAGCTGAATTCTGTGGCTGTGGAGAAAACCCAACAACAT GTTTGATAACTTGCTGTTTACCATGCATCACCTTTGGGCAAATTGCAGAAGTTGTGGATGAAGGGCGTAGTT CTTGTGCTGTGCAAGGATGTGTGTACGGGTTACTGATGAGCATTACATGTCATTGGCTGTATTCATGCCTTTACAGAGAGAAACTGAGAGCAAAGTTTGGTTTACCAGCTGAACCTTGTTGCGATTGTTGTGTTCATTTCTGTTGTGATGCATGTGCATTATGTCAAGAACATGCTGAACTTAAAGCCAGAGGTTTGGACCCTTCCAAAGGTTGGATTGGGCCACCACATGCTCCTCCTCACATGCCTCCTACCATGTTTCGATGA
- the LOC127092879 gene encoding peroxisomal membrane protein PMP22 yields the protein MSDIVKDAWKKYLLQLQLHPLRTKAITASVLAGCSDAVAQKISGAKKLQLRRILLFMLYGFAYSGPFGHFLHKLMDTLFKGKKGNETVAKKVILEQITSSPWNNFFFMMYYGLVIEGRPWNLVMNKVKNDYPSVQMTAWKFWPVVGWVNYQYMPLQFRVLFHSFVASCWAIFLNLKARSGAIKKKA from the exons ATGTCCGACATAGTTAAGGATGCTTGGAAGAAATATCTCTTGCAGCTTCAGCTTCATCCTTTAAGAACCAAG GCAATTACTGCGTCAGTCCTAGCTGGTTGTAGTGATGCTGTGGCGCAGAAAATTTCTGGAGCTAAGAAGCTTCAACTCAGAAGGATTCTTCTTTTCATG CTATATGGTTTTGCTTATTCTGGACCCTTTGGACATTTTCTTCATAAATTGATGGATACACTTTTCAAGGGGAAGAAGGGCAATGAAACCGTTGCTAAGAAG GTGATTCTTGAACAAATAACTAGTTCTCCATGGAACAACTTTTTCTTCATGATGTATTATGGCTTGGTCATAGAAG GAAGACCTTGGAATCTAGTAATGAACAAAGTAAAAAACGACTATCCTTCTGTCCAGATGACCGCGTGGAAG TTTTGGCCGGTTGTTGGTTGGGTGAATTATCAGTACATGCCTTTGCAGTTCCGTGTTTTATTTCACAGTTTTGTTGCTTCATGCTG GGCAATCTTTTTGAATCTGAAAGCAAGGTCCGGTGCTATCAAGAAGAAGGCCTAG
- the LOC127095319 gene encoding uncharacterized protein LOC127095319, whose amino-acid sequence MSTLATIALLTLTRFPSSSYHYSKCLFTHTHRFNHFNTPKFSLSSKTPHQRRRACYFNTSAKVTMSSSDTTTAPYGSWTSPITADVVSGASKRLGGTAVDGSGRLIWLESRPAESGRAVLVLEPQNPGGEAVDITPKEFGVRTLAQEYGGGAFTVSGDVVFFANYKDQRLYKQFISSLDVSPIPLTPDYGGPTVSYADGVLDTRFNRFITVREDRRESSLNPPTTIVSIALGNNNVQEPEVLVGGSDFYAFPRLDPKSERIAWIQWSHPNMPWDKSELWVGYISENGEIHKSVCVAGYDPSVIESPIEPKWSSDGT is encoded by the exons ATGTCCACGTTAGCTACCATTGCTCTTCTCACTCTCACTCGTTTCCCCTCTTCCTCTTATCACTATTCCAAGTGCTTATTCACTCACACTCACAGATTCAACCATTTCAACACACCAAAGTTTTCTCTCTCTTCCAAAACACCGCACCAACGACGTCGTGCATGCTACTTCAATACCTCCGCCAAGGTAACAATGTCTTCTTCTGATACAACCACTGCCCCTTATGGCTCTTGGACATCACCCATCACTGCTGATGTCGTCTCCGGCGCTTCCAAGAGGCTTGGTGGAACCGCGGTGGATGGTAGTGGCCGTCTGATTTGGCTTGAATCGCGTCCGGCTGAATCAGG aCGGGCAGTTCTTGTTCTTGAGCCGCAAAATCCAGGGGGCGAGGCTGTAGATATTACTCCGAAGGAATTTGGAGTGAGAACCCTGGCTCAGGAATATGGTGGTGGTGCTTTCACTGTTTCAGGAGATGTTGTCTTTTTTGCAAATTACAAGGATCAGAGATTATACAAACAATTCATCTCTTCTCTTG ATGTGTCTCCTATACCTCTCACTCCGGATTATGGTGGACCGACTGTAAGCTATGCAGATGGAGTATTGGATACACGCTTTAACCGTTTTATTACTGTAAGGGAAG ATCGTAGGGAAAGCAGTCTAAATCCACCTACAACTATTGTATCCATAGCACTTGGCAACAACAATGTTCAGG AACCAGAAGTACTAGTCGGTGGGAGTGATTTCTATGCTTTCCCGCGTCTAGATCCTAAAAGTGAGAGGATAGCATGGATACAATGGAGTCACCCCAACATGCCATGGGATAAATCCGAACTTTGGGTCGGTTATATTTCTGAAAATGG AGAGATCCACAAGAGTGTCTGTGTAGCTGGGTATGATCCTTCCGTTATAGAGTCTCCAATTGAGCCCAAGTGGTCTTCAGATGGTACTTAA